One Deltaproteobacteria bacterium DNA segment encodes these proteins:
- a CDS encoding aminotransferase class V-fold PLP-dependent enzyme produces the protein MPIYLDNAASSHPKPESVYQAVNQVLREVGANPGRAGHKLAMKAGRRIAQTRQALAELFDIQDPERIVFTSNATEAINLGLKGLLNPGDHVITSSMEHNSVIRPLRFLETQGIELTIVPGNAQGQLQVPVIEKAIRKQTRLIVITHASNVTGGFMPIEEIAELATKHGLRFMVDASQTAGLVPLSVAKVGIDLLAAPGHKGLMGPQGTGFLYMGPEVSLRPLLQGGTGSQSELEIQPDFLPDRMESGTLNTPGLAGLGAGIRFILDQGLDRIREKEMHLAQMLWDGLRKIPPVLVYGPNNPKDRTAVVSFTIASLNPQATASILDVAYDMAVRAGLHCAALAHRTIKTFPEGTVRVSPGFFNTEKEMEAFLKAIREISKKVSPV, from the coding sequence ATGCCCATTTATTTGGACAATGCCGCCTCCTCCCACCCCAAACCTGAATCGGTCTATCAGGCGGTCAACCAAGTCTTAAGAGAGGTCGGAGCTAATCCGGGCCGGGCCGGGCACAAACTGGCTATGAAGGCCGGCCGACGGATTGCCCAGACCCGTCAAGCCCTGGCGGAATTATTCGACATACAGGACCCGGAGCGGATTGTTTTTACCTCTAACGCCACTGAAGCCATCAACCTGGGGCTCAAAGGGCTTCTTAATCCCGGAGACCACGTAATCACTTCATCGATGGAACACAATTCGGTCATTCGCCCCCTGCGTTTTCTGGAAACCCAGGGGATCGAATTAACGATCGTTCCCGGCAACGCTCAAGGACAACTGCAAGTCCCGGTTATCGAAAAAGCCATCCGGAAACAGACCCGGTTGATCGTCATAACCCATGCCTCCAATGTGACCGGAGGGTTCATGCCCATCGAAGAAATCGCCGAACTGGCCACAAAGCACGGACTGCGGTTTATGGTGGATGCCTCTCAGACCGCCGGTCTGGTGCCTCTTTCCGTGGCTAAGGTGGGCATTGACCTTTTGGCGGCCCCTGGCCACAAGGGGCTGATGGGACCCCAGGGCACCGGGTTCCTATATATGGGACCGGAAGTCTCCTTGCGCCCTCTTTTACAAGGCGGAACCGGCAGTCAATCAGAGTTGGAAATCCAGCCGGATTTTTTGCCGGACCGGATGGAGTCCGGTACTTTAAATACCCCGGGACTGGCCGGGTTGGGAGCCGGTATCCGGTTTATTTTAGACCAGGGCTTGGACCGAATCCGGGAAAAAGAAATGCATTTAGCCCAAATGCTGTGGGACGGTTTGAGAAAAATTCCTCCGGTCCTGGTCTACGGGCCGAATAACCCAAAAGACCGTACAGCCGTTGTTTCCTTCACGATCGCCTCTTTAAATCCACAGGCGACCGCTTCTATCCTGGACGTGGCCTATGACATGGCCGTCAGGGCCGGCTTGCATTGCGCGGCCCTGGCCCACCGGACCATAAAAACCTTCCCGGAAGGAACGGTCCGGGTCAGTCCGGGTTTTTTCAATACCGAAAAAGAGATGGAGGCCTTTCTTAAGGCAATCCGGGAAATTTCAAAAAAGGTCTCACCGGTCTAA